The stretch of DNA TTGACCTGACGAGCGGTCTTCCTCATGAGGTGATTGGACTATTACTACTTGCCGTAGGCATCATTAGTGTGATTGCTTTGGATCAAGTGATGGATGCTTTCAATCCTGGCTCTATTCGCACCCAAGTCGACTTAACAAGTCCTGCTGTAAAAGACAAAAGATCGGCAGGACCAAGTTCAGTCATATGCCCACTTTTGCTCAGGCGTTCGTTCCTGAGTGCATCCGTGTTCATTGCTGTTTTCGGGATATACAACACCTACATCCTTACCGCAGGATTTGACTCCCCACGGTTGGCCGTCAGCAATGCGCACGCACTGAAGCAGTCGGACCTACCGGCTCAAGCAGATGGATGGAACATGCTCGCCTATGATTCGGTCAATCGTGACACGGATCATCCCTTCGGCGAGTACTCCAAAACGTACGCCTATGGAGGTTATGGTCGCCAAGCAATTTTTTCATTTGACTATCCATTCTTCGGCGACTGGCACGATCTAACAGGTTGCTATCGAAGCAGCGGGTGGAAAGTAGGGCATCAACAAACGTTGAAAGGCAATGCGAACGAAATCCACGGCACAGATGCGAACACCGCATGGGACTCGTATGCAGCAGAGTTCACCAATAAACAGGGCGAACACGGCTACTTGATGTTTTGCTTTGTTGCCGAAGACGGCAATGCGGTCGATGTCCCCTCGGCCGAAACCACTGCATTTATAAAGCGATTAATGTCGAAGGGGCGTCACCCTTGGGAGCGGACCATTTACCAAATACAGCTATGGACCACGTCCCCGAACAAGTTTTCAGAGGCAGACAAAGCAAAACTGCGAGGACTGTACGAACAACTGCGAGAATCAGCACGAACGGCATTTTCAGGCGATTCAAACACGTTGACTGGCAATCTTTTATCGCGTGATCTTGAGTCTTTCGAAAATATTGATAGTCAACTCAAAGCAAATCCAAATACTGCGTTGTAAGGCGTACGGCATGACATCTCAACCATCCTCCAATGATTCTTCCGATGTGCTTTCACAGCCCATTATCGGCGAGTCCACGTCTCAGCCACTTTGGGCGCAATGTCGAGGCAGCGTTGCTGTTTTATTGGGGATGTTCGTGTTTTCTATGGTCTGCCTATGGTCCTGCTTGGGAACTAGCCCTCGAGTCGTGCATGCTTATCAAAGTGCAATCGAGAATCCGGATATCGTTGGAACGGTAGCTGCAGAAGAAATGCTTCTTGAAAAACTCGAAACGCTTGGAACGACTACAGCAATGACCGAGTTCCGCAAGATTACCGCGCGTGAAAATGGCTTCGCGATAGAGTCCAATATTGAGAAAGTGGAAGCGTTAGCCGAAGAGTCCAATCTATCGGCTGCGAGGAGTTGGTTACTTCACTTAGCATTGAGCGACGATGCTGGTAAGTACTGGGATGCCCCAAGCGAAATCGCACGTGAGCAAGCGGACGCGATGGTGGCGCGGTACCCAGCCAGTGTTCACCCGCTGACCTTGGCAAGACTGGCTTGGGCGGAAGGGGATGTGGGCGAGGCACTTTCGCTGGCTCGCATCGCCGGTCAAACCGACCCCGAGGCATTTGAACTCTTGCGGAAAGTCGCTAGAACCGTCGGAAACCCAACCCAATTATCGGATGTTGCAAAGGAAATCGTCGCTGCTTACGACACTGCGGTAGCAAAGGCGTCTGAGCAATCTGACGAAAATGAGCAAAACGCGGTCGTTGATTTCAGAACGTCTCAATCATTCAGAACTGCGTATTTACTTTCGCTTGATCACTTGCAAATGCACGATCGGATCACCGAAATCATTCACGCAATGGGATTGCTGCAACCTGACGATCAAGAAGTCGCTTCGGAACTAACCCGTTGTTTGATTGATGCTGTGCTCCGCGAGATCGACCGTGCGGAGCCGCGAGCGGATATTCTAGTGAGTTTGATCGAACGAACGTGCGACCCTTCACTTGGGCTCAACATGGTTCAACCTCTCATTGATCAACTTGTTGCCAACTCGGGCAATGCCCATCACCCACTAAACAATGTAGTGGGGCATTTAATCCAATCCCCCAATACATCCCCTTCGGTGCTTTTGGCCCTTTCAAAGTCT from Rubripirellula amarantea encodes:
- a CDS encoding tetratricopeptide repeat protein — encoded protein: MTSQPSSNDSSDVLSQPIIGESTSQPLWAQCRGSVAVLLGMFVFSMVCLWSCLGTSPRVVHAYQSAIENPDIVGTVAAEEMLLEKLETLGTTTAMTEFRKITARENGFAIESNIEKVEALAEESNLSAARSWLLHLALSDDAGKYWDAPSEIAREQADAMVARYPASVHPLTLARLAWAEGDVGEALSLARIAGQTDPEAFELLRKVARTVGNPTQLSDVAKEIVAAYDTAVAKASEQSDENEQNAVVDFRTSQSFRTAYLLSLDHLQMHDRITEIIHAMGLLQPDDQEVASELTRCLIDAVLREIDRAEPRADILVSLIERTCDPSLGLNMVQPLIDQLVANSGNAHHPLNNVVGHLIQSPNTSPSVLLALSKSFAGAGGHQQALALAQKAIQRAPNEPRSYFLTAQLLQQVRGGISKEVLELSKRAVTLDSEEPIYWMYRNRLLQATNNWETLADEMLSSETTGKGDLTTGQPSPL
- the xrtU gene encoding exosortase U gives rise to the protein MSLPQSTSGHWTKDRKSEVKAIALLSIVSAILVVAYGPFLYGNFRFMYRRPHYSYFPVMFVAVGWMVYQRYYERSTSTSLLLPNFCRIASYVAASIFFFMAVALASPVLGTCSFIFLIGGLIGQRRAAGFLPGAFAIWLLLWFTIPIPLQIDRILISSLQSLSAKVSSNLLDQIPVYHMMRGNVLELPDRRLFVDEACSGITSLISFQAFALSYGVFRRRHWWHLVILSLSAIFFAFLVNVARVSTIAMMLQKYGIDLTSGLPHEVIGLLLLAVGIISVIALDQVMDAFNPGSIRTQVDLTSPAVKDKRSAGPSSVICPLLLRRSFLSASVFIAVFGIYNTYILTAGFDSPRLAVSNAHALKQSDLPAQADGWNMLAYDSVNRDTDHPFGEYSKTYAYGGYGRQAIFSFDYPFFGDWHDLTGCYRSSGWKVGHQQTLKGNANEIHGTDANTAWDSYAAEFTNKQGEHGYLMFCFVAEDGNAVDVPSAETTAFIKRLMSKGRHPWERTIYQIQLWTTSPNKFSEADKAKLRGLYEQLRESARTAFSGDSNTLTGNLLSRDLESFENIDSQLKANPNTAL